From Myxococcales bacterium, the proteins below share one genomic window:
- a CDS encoding saccharopine dehydrogenase NADP-binding domain-containing protein — protein sequence MARTYDLVLFGATGFTGKLVAEYLAKHATGLAWAVAGRSEAKLREVLDGIDRGSAAGGKRVGLLVADAADAESLKRVVTAARVVVTTVGPYAKYGQSLARAAAEHGTHYCDITGEVPFVRRSIDENHARARETGARLVHCCGFDSIPSDLGVLLLADRARELDTTLEATRLVVLSAKGGFSGGTAASMMNLMREAERDRALRRLLRDPYSLTPDRASELTVDGPDPVRVRWDEDAKVWTGPFIMAAINTRVVRRSNALLDHRYGRAFGYEETMSFSRGPRGLAKAGAFVAGLGATMLAASREPSRAVLERFLPKPGEGPSKAQRDGGFFRIAIYAKTSNGARLEARVEGTSDPGYGETAKMLAESALALAGGELSSAEGGVLTPAAALGQGLIARLRAAGMTFELKK from the coding sequence ACCGGGAAGCTCGTGGCCGAGTACCTCGCCAAGCACGCGACCGGCCTCGCGTGGGCCGTGGCGGGCCGGAGCGAAGCGAAGCTACGCGAGGTGCTCGATGGCATCGATCGCGGCAGCGCGGCGGGGGGCAAGCGAGTCGGCCTCCTCGTCGCGGACGCGGCGGACGCCGAGTCCCTGAAGCGCGTCGTCACGGCGGCGCGCGTCGTCGTCACGACCGTGGGCCCGTACGCGAAGTACGGTCAGAGCTTGGCGCGGGCGGCTGCGGAGCACGGCACGCATTACTGCGACATTACGGGCGAGGTGCCCTTCGTTCGGCGCAGCATCGACGAGAACCACGCGCGGGCCCGCGAGACGGGCGCGCGGCTCGTGCACTGCTGCGGCTTCGACTCGATCCCCTCGGACCTCGGCGTGCTCCTCTTGGCCGACCGTGCGCGCGAGCTCGACACTACGCTGGAGGCGACACGCCTGGTGGTACTGAGCGCGAAGGGCGGTTTCAGCGGTGGCACCGCGGCGAGCATGATGAACCTGATGCGCGAGGCCGAGCGCGACCGCGCGCTGCGACGCCTCCTCCGCGACCCCTACTCGCTCACGCCCGATCGCGCCTCGGAGCTGACGGTCGACGGCCCCGATCCGGTGCGAGTGCGGTGGGACGAGGACGCCAAGGTGTGGACCGGACCGTTCATCATGGCAGCCATCAACACGCGGGTCGTGCGACGCTCGAACGCGCTCCTCGACCACCGCTACGGGCGGGCCTTCGGGTACGAAGAGACCATGAGCTTCTCGCGAGGGCCACGCGGTCTCGCGAAGGCCGGGGCCTTCGTGGCGGGCCTCGGCGCGACGATGCTCGCCGCCTCGAGGGAGCCCTCTCGCGCGGTGCTCGAGCGCTTCCTGCCAAAGCCGGGCGAGGGTCCGTCGAAGGCCCAGCGCGATGGCGGCTTCTTCCGCATCGCGATCTACGCCAAGACCTCGAACGGCGCGCGGCTCGAGGCCCGGGTCGAGGGCACGAGCGATCCGGGGTACGGCGAGACGGCGAAGATGCTCGCCGAGTCCGCCCTCGCCCTCGCTGGCGGCGAGCTCTCGAGCGCCGAGGGCGGCGTGCTCACCCCGGCCGCCGCGCTCGGTCAAGGCCTCATCGCGCGGCTCCGCGCGGCGGGGATGACGTTCGAGCTCAAGAAGTGA